The Heterodontus francisci isolate sHetFra1 chromosome 13, sHetFra1.hap1, whole genome shotgun sequence genome includes a region encoding these proteins:
- the LOC137376728 gene encoding multiple coagulation factor deficiency protein 2 homolog, protein MSHPGVLCMFFFSFGRLSICSDSPQPTVPKEGILVDAFHNRSIITNHHHLQEELKHHLGELDLDEMSVEELEFYYFTLHDFDKNMLLDGLEIMTALGESLEEALASFATKDVMTLLIEMTDEVLEKDDVDSDGYLSYYEYMHSQNRTASPTTILDKSAKEKASKQQT, encoded by the exons ATGTCGCACCCTGGAGTTCTCTGCATGTTTTTCTTCAGTTTTGGTCGTTTATCAATATGTAGTGATTCTCCCCAGCCTACAGTTCCCAAGGAGGGAATACTGGTGGATGCGTTTCACAACAGAAGCATCATCACCAATCACCA TCATCTTCAGGAGGAGTTGAAGCACCATCTTGGCGAGCTCGACTTGGATGAAATGTCAGTAGAAGAGTTGGAATTCTATTATTTCAC tCTGCACGATTTTGATAAAAATATGCTCTTGGATGGCTTGGAAATAATGACTGCATTGGGAGAGTCTCTTGAAGAAGCCCTGGCTTCCTTTGCAACAAAGGACGTGATGACATTGCTAATAG AAATGACAGATGAAGTTTTGGAAAAGGATGACGTTGACAGTGATGGATATTTATCTTACTATGAATATATGCACTCACAAAATAGGACAGCAAGTCCTACCACAATCCTGGATAAAAGTGCAAAAGAGAAAGCTTCAAAACAGCAAACCTGA